DNA sequence from the Bufo bufo chromosome 3, aBufBuf1.1, whole genome shotgun sequence genome:
tacctgatcgtatacacacactggatgttttaaaccacgttgttcaaaaataaTTTGGATTGTTtgatgatttatgccctttatggattaaaatccaactctgcgtcaactatgtaattttccatgggagttttgccatggatccccctccggcatgccacagtccaggtgttagtccccttgaaacaatttttccatcactactgtggctagaaagagtccctgtgggttttaaaattcgcctgcctattgaagtctatggcggttcgcccgttcgcgaacatttgcataaattcgcgttcgccgttcgcgacatctctattgaggTTACAGAGTTGTAGGGTCTTGGTGCACTGTGATGTGTGAAGGAGGTAAAGGACTCAGCATGGGTACAGTATTGTATTGACCTTGAATGCAGGTTTCTGCAGAAGAATATGCGCCTTGTTGTCCTGGAGAAACATCTGAACTGTCAGGAAAGTTTTCAGCAATCAGAGGTTCGCTTTTTTGGCTAGCATGTAGTCGCTTGCCCTTAACAGGGTCTTCTACGTCCACTCCACTTAAGCTAGAACTGTCTCTTTCACTTCTGCTGGCAGCTTGTTCTAGAACCTTTAACCTTGCCATGACTGTAGCGTGTTCACATTGTTTCTGTAGAGCTTCCATCTCAGCTCTTTTGGCTTCCATAGTGGCCTTTTTTGCACAAATTCAGCCTGTATCCTGGTAGTCTCAGCCTCCGCAAGCTCTCTTATAAGCTGGTCACTGAACGTAAAATATCTTGAAGATCATGATTTAGATGATCTTTTGGAATGCCTGGTAGATTTGGAAACACgcgatgactagtgatgagcggcaggggcaatattagaatttgtgatattttgcaaatatttgggcggatattcgcgaatttgagaatttgttatctccagtcattattttctgattgcgcaaatcggcaattgaaaaatttgcaataataattagcattacgaaaatgCGCATTAtggaaattcgcaatcaacactactcctaaagtcaaagatattgcagccttctcattggcccacaagctagaagcggggagggatcatgtgtactgattaaaaaaactcTCGAATATTCTAAATTtgttattctaaatattcgccaattctcgaagtgccaatattcgcgataaaatttgcaattcgaatattcatgatcaacactagagATGACGTTTCCTGCAGTTGAGCGATTCTTGACGCTATTTTGGACTTGGTTGCACATACTAGGTTTTAACGTTCAAGATTAGGGCATTGAAAGCTAAGCTAGGCTTTCTAACAAATTAACGTGTTCAGTGTTTGCAACTAAATACACCTCATACATTGTGGAAAGTTGCACTAGGGCTCGCTCTGGTGGTGATTAATCACAAGCAGGATGTTTTGGACGTACTGAGACATacagacgttcccgcgacaggtggcaggagatctgtgagactggcaacatgtggtttgatctgacatgttttccttttgtatcaaatgacgtctgtgttgattcctgtgcttgccacaccttctttccccaggtgtggctattgtggtcattttaccttctcaatttattgttgtttctcccactatgctttgcggtttatagcttctattGGAATTGTGGTGTCACGCTTCTGTGTGAGAGGGAAACACCACAgcgagcataagagggaagggggggggggagggaattaggcctgagaactagagaaggaagatggacacctcctagtaaaaccctaaccaaaatcctgactgactaccaatatgaacagaccccagaggtaggtgtgttcatacgcaggaataccgagAGTCCTCTCTAGCcctgtaggaccctggtactaatggcagggacaagactacATGTTCCTcctaaaggaaggacgaacagaagtctacctcaggcctaatacaaacaatagggaaatgcaaaacacagaacccaaacaaaatacaaaaggcaaAGGACAAGCTACGTGGCCTTCGTTAGGGAGAGCCTTCtgctgagatctattgctctgagtttaggaggtgggctacggatactgagtgaAACAATCCAGCTCTCCGTAATtagttttgtcagggattatcaaagatgctgaaggacgctttggcctttcatgaaaatcctgagtctctggaagccgctatgtctttttcagtacgcattgatagacgcctgagagagagatctaggggcccccacttTCATAACGTACTATCACATAACATATCGTCTTcgtctgacactttgggtgaagatactcctgggtttatgtctggggacgaacccatgcagttagggggagttACTCCCGGATCCACTTTTAGTAATTCTGGTCGtgggaagggagtgtgttttttctgcggacagaaagtacattttatcaatgtatgtccatgcattcagcctcaaaaataaaataaaaaggggacgtttaattcccatctgactcttaaaggggtgggaggagagtcagaaaatgtgcatttgtctttgcctggtagtacccgatctctcctgactgctgaggtggcgctagagtccaagactgtggggattgaggtctttatcgacagcggggctccgggttgtcaccgagtgcattagagaaatacatttctatttttgctattgattctgcacctctaactcagaagtgtttatctcagatGATGCATGACATCCGATTAGGAGTGGGTGACTTTCTTCAGGAatttatcttgtgttttgtgttggagggtctccgttggttctgggtttaccgtggttaagcaagcacaatccaaccatcgattggcagGCTAAACGGATTCTGGATCGGGGTGATTATTgcgttgacaattgtctgaatacatctttttctgttttaaccactaagacattaccctcttttatatctgattttgctgatgtattttctgaaggtggatgccaggatttaccgcTGCAtcaggaatatgattgtcctatcaaccttattcccggagctgaaTTGCCCAAACCTAGGTTGTATAAACTTTACGGCCttgagagagtatattaccgagagtttggctaaatgacacataagaccttccaaatctctAGTGTCagaagggtttttctttgttaaaaataaaaatggaactcTTAGGCCAGGTCTGGATTTCTGTGAGCTCAATCCGATTactatccgtgatccttacccccttcctttgattcctgatttgtttaaccagattgttgattccaaggtgttctccaagttggacttaatataatctggtcaggatcaaggaaggggatgaatggaagatggcttttaataccccagagggtcactttgagaacctggtcatgccttttgggttgaccaatgctcctgcagttttccagcattttgtgaatgacatttttcatcacctggtgggtaggtttgtagtcgtgtatttggatgacttactaatttattctccagaagtGGAGACTCATcgggatcacgttagacaggggtaatagatcctaagagataataaattgtacgcaatattagagaagtgtgtttttgctgtacacgaggtgcagtttttgggctacctgctgtcatcttcaggtttttgaatggatccagagaaagaccgtgctgtattggactgggatcgtgtcacgacggggagtggggaaaaccccccaccatgcaatgacagtggctgcaacgccagatagcaggaaacagggagcaggtcatttcctaatgcaaccctgaaatctccctagactcctagtgcATGAGCTGCCtctgaaggtaagggggctcatgctcaccaacctagaaccctaggtatccctgctatgccctaggcctgatgacagggcagagaccacccattcatccttctCCATGGATGAATAGTGtccccagaggcccagtagctggcaGGATGCAAGACTATGGGATAAGCAATACGGCTGGTAAGTAACACAGCAACAAAACAAatgctatccacacttacctgccgtagTCGAGATGGAAGGACAGCTCCAGGCTGGGAAGCCCACAGTCTAGctattgcttaaacccctccgggaaagcaagccCCTTTCGGAGCAGGCAGACCAACATATAAACCTCCAAACACAGACCACACcaaaacaacatacaccaggtgggggaggaataacagagacacaccggaggggacacacagccagggcaaggtaaacaatataataaataaggatGACTCACACAGACACCACATTCAGCTagggagcaaagctcctacacagactgacaaccaACAAACTATGacctcaggctccaacacaccaatatataaggaggcctgaggtcacacccaccagacCACTAGTAATTAACCCTGTGCCAACCAAAACAGGGAAAACACCATATAAGAGGAAAGTGCACGTGTAAAcaacaaactacacgttgccacaggcaacgagtctgcacggcaactGCATCACGGTCAAACACTAAAATGACCGTGacagatcgacccgaaaatctgaaggctcttatgcggtttttggggttcaccaactattgccgaaaatgtattcagaactattcgaaAGTGGTGAAAccctttaacggacatgactaagaaagggactgatgtttcagtgtggtctgattcggcgttgcaaaccttttctgcggttaaggagtgcttcgcttctgcccctatattggtgcagccggatgtatcacacaacctttcattgtggaggttgacgcgtccgagttgggcgtaggagcagttttatcgcagggcccgtcacctggtatatggtgcccatgtgcatttttctctaaaaaaaactctctgctgcagagagaaattacaatgtagGTAACAGAAAGttcctggccattaagttggcttttgaggagtggcgtcgatggttggaaggggcgattcatccgatcacggtgttcacagatcacaaaaatctggcttatctggagtcggctaaaagactgaacccgaggcaggccagatggtctttgtttttcaccagatttgatTTCactgtcacttatcgtcctggggtttaggcctctttcacacttgcgttgttgggatccggcatgcacttccgttgccggaggtgcccgccggatccggaaaaacgcaagtgtactgaaagcatttgaagacggaaccgtcttccaaatgctttcagtgttactatggcacccaggacgctattaaagtcctggttgccatagtaggagcggggagcggtatacttacagtccgtgcggctcccggggcgctccagaatgacgtcagagcgccccatgcgcatggatgacgtgatccatgcgatcacatgatccatgcgcttggggcgccctgacgtcactctgaagcgcccggggagccgcacggacggtaagtatactgctcccccgctccccgctacactttaccatggctgccaggactttagcgtccttgcagccatggtaaccatttagaaaaagctaaatgtcggctccggcaatgcgccgaaacaacgtttagcttaaggccggatccggatcaatgcctttcaatgggcattaattccggatccggccttgcggcaagtgttccggatttttggccggagcaaaaagcgcagcatgctgcggtattttctccggccaaaaaacgttccgttccggaactgaagacatcctgatgcatcctgaacggatttctctccattcagaatgcattaggataatcctgatcaggattcttccggcatagagccccgacgacggaactctatgccggaagacaataacgcaggtgtgaaagagccctaagaacgtcaaggcagatgccttgtcacgtagttttcctggaggtggtgattttgaaaatccgagtccaATACTGTCGgagggggtggtgatatccgctctataCCGTGatctagaggtgaaggtgttagaggctcagggagacgcaccggagtcttgcccctctgggaaattgtttgttccatcagaattgcggcacaaggtgtttgaggaacatcattgtacggttcttacaggacaccttgggagtagatccactgccgacctcatctctcaaagattctggtggccggggttgcgtaagtgtgttcagGACTATGTGTCGGCCTGTAGTATCTGTGCACACGCTAAGGTGATACATACTCGACATTCTgaatctctacttccgttgcccatcccgtccagatcaTGGACCcacttgtctatggattttattactgatctgcctaattcatctggaaagacagttattctggtggtagttgatcgttttattaaaatggtgcactttatagcatttcctggcctacctaatgctaaaactcttgcgcaagTGTttcttgacaacattgtgaaacttcatggcattccctctgggcAGAATGTGGCAGGGGCTCTGTGGCAGAAGGCGGTAGACATTTTGGGGAGGAAATGTGGCCGGGGATCTGCTTGGGTTGGAGACAGAGAGGGTAGAGGGGGTATTGGCATAAAACAGGACACAAGCTCTGTAGCGGatttttatttctgtattatttatttacatatttaCATACAGGTGTTTATAGTTTGGAGATGGGGGAATGctttttaatgctctggttaTTACAGGACATAATGTCAGGATTTTATGAGGCACACCCGAATTTCCTTCACCCTGAAGCCATATATAAAGGGATGGATAGTTGCCGGGAAGAGGTAGTATATGGCGCTGGTGAGGTTCTGGAAGTCAGTGGAGATTGGCATCCTGTACGCGATGGACAACAATAACCCACATGAGTAGTTTATTATGACAATGCACAGGTGAGTCCCACAGGTGTGGAGCGTCTTGTGGCGAGCCCTACCAGTCACTATATTCATGGCCGTGTACAGGATCCTGGAGTAAGAGACCAGGAGCAGAGTGATGCCCATGGAAGTCACCATAATCCTTACCATCAGACCCAACATTTGAATGTTATGGATTTTCCCACATCCCAGTTTCAGAAGAACCATATTTTCACACACAAAGTCCAGGATGAGATTGGAGAAGCAGTACTCCACCCTGAAGGCCACCATTATTATAGAAAAAGCCAGGAGGCCAGCTTCAAATAAGCCCAAGGTGGAAAGAAGGAGCAGTAGGCGCCTGGTCATGATCTCATGGTAACGTAGAGGCCTACAGATCGCCATGTAGCGGTCCAGTGCCATCAATAGCAACACATTGGACTCAAATATGACCATGGTGTAGACAAAGAACATCTGGAAGAGGCAGCCTCCTAGAGAGACACGGTCCATCCCACATAGCAGCGCCATCAGAGTGCCGGGGACAATGGCGGTGGTAGAGGAGATGTTTGAAGCAAAAAGGAGAAAGATTAGGTGATACATGGGGGCCTGCAGGCTCTTCTCCACCCAGATCCGGTACATGATCATCACATTTCCACCCAAGATCAATCCATAGACACTGAAGAACGGGATGGCAAGAAACCCCCTGGATTCCGAAACTCCGGGAAATCCTCGCATTATGAATTCTGTATGTGAAAAGGATGAGGTCTGGTTCTTCAGAGTGAAATCCATTTACATTGGGTCGAACCTGCAAATCGAGAGTGAAGGGAAGAGAATCTGGAAATGTTCTGGACATTACATATATTGTACTCAGctccactgtatatacatgaaTTATATCCACAAAGCACACAAAGGGGCTCTCCAGAGGGGAGGGGAGATATTACCACCTAATAAATGTATACATAGTGATGCTACTTATGACTACAGTATAGCGGGTATTCTCTCATCTATTACTGGGTCTAAGTCAGTTACGTGAACATGCAGGTCAGGAATAAATCTCAAAGGGGTCACCAAGACTCTAGATATCAAGTTTTGAGGAAAAAGCAATCAAAGGGTAGAAACCCGTGGAGCGCCACAAACTATCAGTGCAGAAAAGGTTAATTAGAACAGATAAAAGTGAGTTCTTTAACCACATAGGTGATGACTGAGTAGATGTATCAAAATAGGAAGTCAAGTCAGAGTTATACTCAATGGTCTTACATATAGTAATTAAAAATAGAACAGATAAAACTGGATCAATAAAAAAGGTATCaataaaattcataaaatcaAAATGACAACACTGATGGCTGTATTGGTTATACTTACTTCACCGGGGGGGGGGAGtgcaggataaagctcaagacacttgCACTTAAAGCCCCCCCTCGCCGAGGTCGCCTGTAGGTAGTCATTCCACCGAATGGTCCCAAATGATATACCGGGGGCCTTCTTAAATAAATCAGGTGGTCTTTAATACAAAAAGAAGAGCTCAGCGCGTTTCAGGGTTAAATACagtcccccttcctcaggagcaagatACCTACATGGTTAAAGAACTCACTTTCCTCTGTTCTAATTAACCTTTTCTGCACTGATAGTTTGTGGCGCTCCACGGGTTTCTACCCTTTGATTGCTTTTTCCTCAAAACTTGATATCACGGGCAGCCTTGACTGTGTCTAGCTTCTTCTATGGTGTAAGCTGCCTAAAAACCTATCAAACTTTCTACCTGGAACCCTTCATTCTCTCTATAGCACCTTGTCCCTTGGCGCTCTTCCTCCTAATCTTTCTTTACGAATCAGAGCTAATCTACAGCCCTTGGTTCTGTTTTGAGTATTTTTACTCTAACGCTCCTTTTTTCTTTCTACGTGCAAGACTCTAGATAGGCCGTCAGTACCTGATTGGTGGCGGTCCAGCTCTCAAGTGTTTGGATGTGTGTGCTGGGGGAGGGGGTTTTATATCCAGCATGGAAATGAGCGAACCTTTTGAAATCCTCTTTGTTTCCAATTTGGTGAATTATTCAATAAGTTCTATACGTACCACaatcaaagttgctccaattggtctgaaaattggtatatgacaccctCTAATCTCCTAGgagttttaaattcatttttgcactcccccctcccccccatctccCTAAGCTctggaatgcaatgacagcaatagtaaatgatgtctgagtgacgcTGACAGACATAACTGTGGGGAAAGGCATGGTTGACGGTGTTATCATACAGCTTGTTTAATTTCACACTGCACCGGCACATGTCttttgctttttcatattccaaagattCCCCAAAATTTTATGGGATAAAAAAACTGTGGCTTTTTGGGACCAAgtttccaaaaattatgccttaccGGGGTCAGATCTCTGtccctgtttatacacacacatgctaatgtcataagaaacagtgacttgttctgcacaagtgtccaaaaatgatgcctgcTCATAGTTACAGTATATTAATGCTTGTAagaagaaagagtggcttgttctgaacggaGCTGGAAAATTCTTCCTTTTAATTGggaacagcagcagtgcagggtggATGTGGAAAGGTTAGGGTAACAGTGGTATACGGAGgcaatagtagtggcagcagcagtacagcatggaacagacaaggcag
Encoded proteins:
- the LOC120994233 gene encoding olfactory receptor 52N4-like, with amino-acid sequence MDFTLKNQTSSFSHTEFIMRGFPGVSESRGFLAIPFFSVYGLILGGNVMIMYRIWVEKSLQAPMYHLIFLLFASNISSTTAIVPGTLMALLCGMDRVSLGGCLFQMFFVYTMVIFESNVLLLMALDRYMAICRPLRYHEIMTRRLLLLLSTLGLFEAGLLAFSIIMVAFRVEYCFSNLILDFVCENMVLLKLGCGKIHNIQMLGLMVRIMVTSMGITLLLVSYSRILYTAMNIVTGRARHKTLHTCGTHLCIVIINYSCGLLLSIAYRMPISTDFQNLTSAIYYLFPATIHPFIYGFRVKEIRVCLIKS